Below is a genomic region from Anaerolineae bacterium.
TGGAAAAAGAAATAGCCGCCTACTGTCACACAGAGTTTGCCCTGGGCGTATCGTCTGGAACGGATGCCCTGATCATAGCCCTGATGGCCCTCAATATCCAGCCAGGCGACGAGGTTATCACCACCCCATACACCTTTTTTGCCACCGCCGGCAGCGTGGCCCGGCTGGGAGCCAAAGCGGTTTTTGTGGATATTGACCCCCACACCTACAACCTGGCCCCGGCCCAAATTGAAGAAAAAATAACGCCCCAAACCAGGGCCATTATCCCGGTTCACCTCTACGGCCAATGCGCCGATATGGACCCCATTATGGACATTGCCCAACGCCACAACCTTTACGTCATTGAAGACGCCGCCCAGGCCATCGGCTCGGAGTACAAGGGCCGCCGGGCGGGCAGCATCGGCCACATCGGCTGTTTTTCCTTTTTCCCTTCCAAAAACCTGGGCGCCTTTGGCGACGGCGGCGCAGTAACCACCAATGACCCCGACCTGTTTGAACAGATGCGCATGTTGCGGGTGCACGGCAGCAAACCCAAATATTACCATAAATTTGTGGGCGGCAATTTTCGGCTCGATGCCCTGCAAGCCGCGGTGGTGCGGGTCAAACTGAAATACCTGGATGAATGGACCGCCGGCCGGCAGCGCAATGCCGCCCGCTACAATGAACTTTTCACCGAGTTGGGCCTGCCCCATATTTCCGGCCAGGGCGACTCGCTGCTCACCCTGCCCTCGGAGTCCGCCGAAACCGGCCAATACGCGCCTCGCGTTCAGGCTGAAGCCGGGCCTTTTGCCCAACACCGCCACATTTACAACCAGTACGTGCTGCGGGTCAGCCACAACCGGGACGAATTATGCGCCTTTTTGAAGGAGCGTCAAATTGGCACCGAAATTTACTATCCCGTGCCCCTCCATTTGCAAGAATGTTTTGCCGCCTGGGGCTACCAATCCGGCGATTGCCCGGCCAGCGAGGTCGCGGCCACCCACACCCTGGCCGTGCCCATTTACCCGGAATTGACCGAGGAACAGTTGCAAACTGTTACCGGCTCCATCGCCGAATTTTACAGATAAGGGTCAAGGTTGATGTGGCAAGCACAAACCACCTCCTTCACGGTCACCTTCCATGCCCTTGACCAAGCCCGCCCGGTTCCCCAACAAGAGATACTGGAAAACCGCTGGCTGCACCGGCTCTTTCTGTTGACCCTCAGACCGGCGGCCTGGTCCGGCTGGCAATTGGCGGGCGGGTTGCTGGCGGTGTCCGCTTTGATTGGATTGGTGTGGTGGCCCTTTGGCCCCGGCGCAATTGTGGCGGCGGGCCTTTACCTGCCCCTGGCCCTGGCCGACTGGCTGCTGCTGTGGTGGCTGCCTCATTCCGGGCGCAGCTTTGGCCCAATTGGCCCCCAACTATTTGTAATGACGGTCCCCCGCCTGGGAGCGGCAATTTTGGCCGTTCTGCCGGCCCTGGTTTTTGGCCCCTTCACCGGCCTGTTAACGTTGGCCTTGCTCCAATTAGCCGGCACGTTGATTTACCTGTGGGGCACTCTGCAAGAACCTTTTGCCCTGTCCCTCACCCATCAAACCATCCGCCTGCCCGTTCTGCCGGCCGCTGCCCCTCCCCTTCGTTTGCTTCATCTGAGCGACTTTCACATTGAGCGCCTGACCCGCCGCGAGGCGCGGCTCTTGGCCCTGATTGATGAAGCCAGGCCCGACCTCATTGTCATCACCGGCGATTATCTCAACCTCTCCTATGTCAACGAGCCAACCGCCCGCGCCGAAGCGCGCCAAGTGCTGGCCAAACTCCACGCTCCCTATGGCGTTTACGCCACGTTGGGCAGCCCGCCGGTTGACCCGCGCGACACCACGCCTTCGCTGTTTGATGGCTTGAGCATTCGTCTGCTGCGGGATGAAGTGGCGCTGCTCCACTTTGCCGATGGCCGCACCCTCGCTTTACTGGGTTTAGACTGCGAGCACGACCTGGAATCGGACGCCTTGACCTTCAAAAGACTCATCGGCCTGACCCCGCCCGAGGCGGTGCGGGTGCTTCTCTACCACTCGCCGGAGTTGATGCCGGTGGCGCAGCAATACCCCGTTGACCTCTATTTGTGCGGCCACACCCACGGTGGCCAGGTGCGGCTGCCGTTTTACGGCGCGGTTATTACCAGCAGCGCCCTGGGCAAACAATATGAAATGGGGCCTTACCATAAAAACGGCACCACGCTTTACATCAGCCGGGGCATTGGCCTGGAGGGCTTGAGCGCGCCGCGGCTCCGTTTATTGTGCCCGCCGGAAATTATCCTGTTTCACCTGAACGGGGCGTAAAATATTTATGGCCACCAACATCGAAATCAAAGCCAA
It encodes:
- a CDS encoding DegT/DnrJ/EryC1/StrS family aminotransferase — translated: MPPVPLLDLKPQYASIKAEIQEAINRVCDAQYFILGPEVQALEKEIAAYCHTEFALGVSSGTDALIIALMALNIQPGDEVITTPYTFFATAGSVARLGAKAVFVDIDPHTYNLAPAQIEEKITPQTRAIIPVHLYGQCADMDPIMDIAQRHNLYVIEDAAQAIGSEYKGRRAGSIGHIGCFSFFPSKNLGAFGDGGAVTTNDPDLFEQMRMLRVHGSKPKYYHKFVGGNFRLDALQAAVVRVKLKYLDEWTAGRQRNAARYNELFTELGLPHISGQGDSLLTLPSESAETGQYAPRVQAEAGPFAQHRHIYNQYVLRVSHNRDELCAFLKERQIGTEIYYPVPLHLQECFAAWGYQSGDCPASEVAATHTLAVPIYPELTEEQLQTVTGSIAEFYR
- a CDS encoding metallophosphoesterase, producing the protein MWQAQTTSFTVTFHALDQARPVPQQEILENRWLHRLFLLTLRPAAWSGWQLAGGLLAVSALIGLVWWPFGPGAIVAAGLYLPLALADWLLLWWLPHSGRSFGPIGPQLFVMTVPRLGAAILAVLPALVFGPFTGLLTLALLQLAGTLIYLWGTLQEPFALSLTHQTIRLPVLPAAAPPLRLLHLSDFHIERLTRREARLLALIDEARPDLIVITGDYLNLSYVNEPTARAEARQVLAKLHAPYGVYATLGSPPVDPRDTTPSLFDGLSIRLLRDEVALLHFADGRTLALLGLDCEHDLESDALTFKRLIGLTPPEAVRVLLYHSPELMPVAQQYPVDLYLCGHTHGGQVRLPFYGAVITSSALGKQYEMGPYHKNGTTLYISRGIGLEGLSAPRLRLLCPPEIILFHLNGA